CTGGAACTCCTCATCCTCTTCCTTATCTTCGTTCTCAAGGTGCTCTTCCACTTCCAAAAGCTGTTCCTTTGCCTTTAGTCGGGCTATCCTTTCGACACTGCTTCCACGGAATGGAGCCACATAGCAAAAGTCCGTGTCCTGGTCTTCCACTCCAAATTTGGATAAGTTCTCGCCCTGATCTTCCCCCTCATCGCTTCCGTCATCGAACTCCGGCTGACAAGTGCACACTTGGCAGGTGCATGTGCATTCTGAGTCGCAGGACAGATCATCCTTGGGACATGGAGGACACACCACTTCCATGGGTGGAAAGGGCACCTGGTGCTCCGGGAACTCATCGTCCTCCTCAGTGTAGGGCAACCAACGGCAGATGTACGGTCCCTGGCTGCATTCCGCTGTAATCTCCGGCGATTCCCGGGCTTCACCATTTGCCCGGCAACATCTCAGGTGCGGGCAGTTACACCTGGTCTTGCTAGCAGAGGTGGTGCTACTGCCCTTCCGTGGAGTTTGCTTTTGTGAAAAAGGCTGGTCGACCTTTTTCAGAATGTGATTGTGTCGTGATGACGCAGTACTAACCGCCGCCGATGGTTTTTGCGTCCCTCCTCGAGTGGAAATCTTTGAGGGAGCACTACTTACGGCCATATTGTATCTGCCGTAGAGCACCTCCACTTGCGCCGTGGCGGAGGAAGGAGTTTTGGAAGGTGCTTGTGATATGGGGGCCGTATGCTGTCCACACGTACAGGTCACGTTATCCGCCCAGAGGATTCGTTTCTTTAGGACATCGAATAGGTTTTTGTATACACACTCGATCCGTTCCTCGAACTGTAGCTCCTCGGAGTACATGAGTCCGGCCAAGACGGCGTGGATCTGCGCCGTGCGGCGAGCGGCATGCAACCAGAGGCACTCCATCTCGTGGCTCATCTTGTCCGCCAGGCAAATGTACCGACGTCCCTCTATTCCGGTGGCAAAGTAAAAGGCCTACAGAATACCATAACCATAATTGCATAATGAAATAGTATATGCTAGAAACCTGTATTGCTCAATACGACCTACCTTGAATGCTCTTTTTACAATAGAGTAAGCCATCTGGGCATCCATTCGGGACATCTGCGCCTCGTGAGCCAACCCGTGCAGGAAACTCTCTTTGGCGAATCGTTTTCGGGGCACTCGGTCGATCCTCTGGACGATCTCTTCGTAGTGCTGCAGGGATCTCTTGATGACCCCAGCGGCTCGCTTGACTTCCCAGGGACGGAGACCGCAGATCCTCATTACCTTCATAACGCTGTCCGTGACATCCGCAATATCTAGGAGGTGGTATTCCGCCTGCAGCTCCCTGTTTCCCTCACCGCAGTCCTTGTGATCTGGTTGGCGGCAAGGACATTTTGGCGGAAGTGGCGGCACAGTCTTCGTCGATTCAATTTCAAACATTCGGGCTGAATTTTGGATTTACGAATTAAAAATGTGGGGAACTGTTCGTTTGTCAGCTGGAAGAAAGGTGAAATATTAAAGATACCATAATACCTACTTGAGCACACACTTagattaaataacaaattacagtgttcaatttatttttcataactattgaatgttttaaatagttaATGAACGCATCACATATTCAAAACTCAGTACTCCCCCGCGGACCAAAACACCTGTCGCTGGGATTCCTCCCAGAGGACAGATATCCCGGACAAGTGCGCCGCTGCATTTCTGACGTTCCACGGTCTTCGGTGTTTGAATGCTTTTCATATGGGTGGGGAGAATGCATATTTATCACGAAACCAGCACGCATGCTGATGTCGATATTTGTTTACCCAACAATTTTTCCACCGCCCGCTCACCGCGCATCGCGCATCAGAATGCATGTTTGCTGCCTGATTTACTACTGTTcatttgaaatacttttatGATGCATTTCGAGCGGAAATGCACTGGGGACAAGATACACATTTCAACAAACGAAcgagcaaaaacaacaagcatCAGTGAGTGCCTCAATATTTCCTCCATAATAGTGCTCTCAAAGAGAAGACTTAGGAAAACAATATCTAGTGAAAGTGCACAACTGTCATATAGAATATATGATACTCTTAAATGATTTATCAAGTTATGCTTATGCCTCATTCTAATCAGAgactttttaattattattatttaaattattattaacagagtgtttttgtatttgttgttatttcCTATGTAATAAATGGCTAATTAAATCATCTACATGCCTTTCTTGGTTGTCTGGTCACAAATCTATGTCCCGCTTAAAAAGTGAATCAAAGTCtgaacaaatattttcatgcGGTCgtgacaaatatttacatagtTGGCGCGCCATGGAATCCCGGGGAAGGTGAAATGTGGTTCCCCGTtcctaaaataaaataaaatcaaacgaaatgaaaatacgACTGAAACAAAACGAGCAGCTCCGGAACAGAAAAGAGCGGAAAATGCGGGCACATTGACAGTGCGGGCGATTGATTTTTCCTGtgtttgaatttcaatttctacAGCCAGCCCGCCCAGTGCCCAAGTAAAGCCGTGGGTCGTTTTTCCTGGGCGATCTAAAATTAATGCATGGCAAATAGATGGCGCTGCAGTTGTCAGCCAAGCAGATAGACAGCCCCTAAACTCCGGCATTGCAAATGAGAATGGGGAGTCATTCGAGACGGACAGAATGAGTTTAATTGTTGACCTTAGCTATTAGCCCCTGTCAAGGGCTCTTTTTGTTCCGCCACTACATTGTTTCATGAACTGACATACACTCGTGCACGCATACACATCATTGTGCCCCTCAATTGATATGCAAAAAACACAACGCACATTTGCAAAAGTTTCTTAGAATCCACTTCAGACGCTCGAAAACGCTTTGGAATGCAAAAGGCGGTGACTGACAATCGGATTTTCAGAGCCACAGAGTTCCTTTGTCGGCTCTCAGTCCCTCGATTTATAATCGCATTTGTTTAtgttgcagcagcagtatTGTTTTTGATTTCTGCTCCCAACGCATTTCAGGGAATGTGCAGCTCATTATTATGGCCAGTGCGTCACGAGGTCACCGAATTGCGAAATGCGTCAGCGTAATATAAGTACTTGTCTTATATAGCACACTAACCTCGGTAGCGATCTGCAATAAACAATGTTTGGTTTGCTTACTAATAAATATATCATCATTTGTGCAAAAATGTATATAgataatttacatttatttccaAATTCCGGTAAGTAATCTACTCTGGTTGTAGGGTGGGGCCAGTTTCTCAATCACTGCCAAAACCCCTCTATTCTCGATTCCCATGGAGACTTTAATTTATCACTCTTGATCTTGATTAAAAGTGCGCACCCGCACACGAGTTCCCCCTACAAAAGATGGTGGGCCAGACAAGCCAATTATAGACAGCCAAAGCCCCGTGAAGATGCCAGGGATCCGATGAAGATCCACGGGCTGAGCTGCTGctgaatgaaaatgaaatggaaattataatGCGAACAGCAGCAAGACATACCCACTGCAATAAAGACATCAACAGTTCGGGGCATCAAAGAAGCGGctaggcgaaaaaaaaaaaaaacggaaaggGAAAATGCAGCAGAAAGGGGAAAATCTCTTATGAGATttccaaaaataatattaaaattagcAACGAGGCGCGGCAAATGGCCTGTTCTTTCCATCGAGTGCATCTGCTGCCCCTACTGCGACTACATAATAAATCCAGATTCAGCGGCACGTCTTCAGTTTCAGAAGGAGTAGATCAATCGGAGCTTAGTGCCAGTAATTATGAATGACAAATGTTCGATTTGCAGTGCAATATGGATGGGTTATAAATAAACAGCCATGAAAAACCGCTGTGATGGTAAGAAAGGGGAAAACTACGAGGCAGAGGAATGcccaaatgaaaatgttagGAATGGTTG
The sequence above is drawn from the Drosophila melanogaster chromosome 2R genome and encodes:
- the CG13872 gene encoding uncharacterized protein; the protein is MFEIESTKTVPPLPPKCPCRQPDHKDCGEGNRELQAEYHLLDIADVTDSVMKVMRICGLRPWEVKRAAGVIKRSLQHYEEIVQRIDRVPRKRFAKESFLHGLAHEAQMSRMDAQMAYSIVKRAFKAFYFATGIEGRRYICLADKMSHEMECLWLHAARRTAQIHAVLAGLMYSEELQFEERIECVYKNLFDVLKKRILWADNVTCTCGQHTAPISQAPSKTPSSATAQVEVLYGRYNMAVSSAPSKISTRGGTQKPSAAVSTASSRHNHILKKVDQPFSQKQTPRKGSSTTSASKTRCNCPHLRCCRANGEARESPEITAECSQGPYICRWLPYTEEDDEFPEHQVPFPPMEVVCPPCPKDDLSCDSECTCTCQVCTCQPEFDDGSDEGEDQGENLSKFGVEDQDTDFCYVAPFRGSSVERIARLKAKEQLLEVEEHLENEDKEEDEEFQCGCTCELKQHAYPHLFTYLTPFRIKEELVDKTHPKEERMQTVEDSESEDLLSKPPPPGVSLNTYRCWVKPPSSSHSSDEAKPPLVVVMGEKRKSNFQVTVKEQHHSNQASTVPPAAPLPKAPVLPNKPAPTPAPSKPPPVSQKAEEDKLTKEDILDIIGLRFR